A stretch of Acidobacteriota bacterium DNA encodes these proteins:
- a CDS encoding cysteine desulfurase, with protein MSRPPVYLDYHATTPVDPRVLEVMLPYFTEVFGNPASSSHQWGWKAQEAVEEARRRVAALIGGTAREITFTSGATESNNFAIKGVAASAPEGRRHMVCSAIEHKSVLEGCKSLEKQGWTCTVVPVGPDGRLDLNALADAVTDATALVSVMAANNEVGVLQPMAEIAAITHAKGALFHTDAAQAVGKVPVDVQAAQVDLLSLTGHKMYGPKGCGALYIRRRTELAPLIIGGGQERGMRSGTLNVPGIVGLGYACLIDKRDMPVESARLTGLRNRLLDGLRTQIGGVTVSGSMEHRLPHNLHVGFEGVDGSSLMIGISDIAVSSGSACSSASATPSHVLLALFGPDHVPSATIRFGLGRHTTDADIDYAIEKFAAVVRRLREAE; from the coding sequence ATGTCGCGCCCGCCCGTCTACCTTGACTATCACGCCACGACGCCCGTGGACCCGCGGGTCCTCGAGGTCATGCTGCCTTACTTTACCGAAGTCTTCGGTAATCCCGCATCTTCAAGCCACCAGTGGGGCTGGAAGGCCCAGGAGGCTGTGGAAGAGGCCCGGCGGCGTGTCGCGGCCCTCATCGGGGGCACCGCGCGCGAGATTACGTTCACGAGCGGCGCGACCGAATCCAATAATTTCGCCATCAAGGGCGTGGCGGCGTCGGCTCCGGAAGGCCGCCGGCACATGGTGTGTTCCGCCATCGAGCACAAGTCTGTGCTCGAGGGCTGCAAGAGCCTCGAGAAACAGGGCTGGACGTGCACCGTGGTGCCCGTGGGACCGGACGGACGGCTCGACCTGAATGCGCTGGCCGATGCCGTGACAGATGCCACCGCGCTCGTCAGTGTCATGGCTGCCAACAACGAAGTGGGCGTGTTGCAGCCCATGGCCGAGATCGCGGCCATCACCCACGCGAAGGGCGCGCTCTTCCACACGGACGCCGCGCAGGCCGTCGGGAAAGTGCCCGTGGATGTGCAGGCGGCTCAGGTGGACTTGCTCTCGCTCACCGGGCACAAGATGTACGGCCCGAAGGGCTGTGGCGCACTCTACATCCGTCGCCGCACCGAACTGGCGCCGCTCATCATCGGGGGCGGCCAGGAGCGCGGCATGCGGTCCGGCACCCTCAACGTCCCCGGCATCGTCGGCCTGGGGTATGCCTGCCTTATCGACAAGCGGGACATGCCGGTGGAAAGCGCGAGGCTCACCGGACTGCGCAACCGCCTGCTGGACGGTTTGCGCACACAGATTGGCGGGGTCACGGTGAGCGGGTCGATGGAACATCGCCTGCCGCACAACCTGCACGTCGGGTTTGAGGGCGTGGATGGGTCGTCGCTGATGATTGGCATCTCCGACATCGCAGTCTCTTCCGGCTCGGCCTGCAGCTCGGCCTCGGCCACCCCATCACACGTGCTGCTGGCGCTGTTTGGACCTGACCATGTGCCATCGGCTACGATCAGGTTTGGGCTCGGTCGCCACACGACCGACGCCGACATCGACTACGCCATCGAAAAATTCGCGGCTGTGGTCAGGCGCTTGCGCGAGGCTGAATGA
- a CDS encoding ABC transporter substrate-binding protein, which produces MKITVAHSPDSDDAFMFFGLASGAVQVPGIEVDQVLSDIETLNRAAFEGKYEVTAVSFHAYAHLLDKYALLPHGSSMGDNYGPILVSTRPLPSDSLKGVKVGVPGLLTTAFLALKMYDPDFDYEVIPFDEIQQAVLEGRVDAGLLIHEGQLTYQAEGFRKIVDLGEWWFERTGGLPLPLGGNIIRRDMGPELMRTVSTMLHDSIAYALNNREAGVEYAQQFGRGLDQKDTDTFVGMYVNALTLDYGSRGRAALERFFDEAFEKGLIPNRVPVEFV; this is translated from the coding sequence ATGAAGATCACCGTTGCACACAGTCCGGATTCCGATGACGCGTTCATGTTTTTTGGTTTGGCCAGCGGCGCCGTGCAGGTGCCGGGCATCGAGGTAGACCAGGTTCTCTCGGACATCGAAACCTTGAACCGGGCCGCGTTCGAGGGCAAATACGAAGTGACCGCCGTGTCCTTCCATGCCTACGCGCACCTGCTCGACAAATACGCGCTCCTGCCGCACGGCTCAAGCATGGGCGACAACTACGGCCCCATCCTGGTCTCCACCAGGCCGCTGCCGTCGGATTCGCTGAAGGGCGTCAAGGTGGGCGTGCCTGGACTGCTGACCACGGCGTTCCTCGCCCTGAAAATGTACGACCCCGACTTCGACTATGAGGTCATTCCCTTCGATGAAATCCAGCAGGCCGTGCTCGAGGGCCGCGTGGACGCCGGGTTGCTCATCCATGAGGGCCAGCTCACGTATCAGGCCGAAGGGTTCCGGAAGATTGTGGATCTGGGCGAGTGGTGGTTTGAACGTACGGGCGGGTTGCCTCTGCCGCTTGGCGGCAACATCATCCGTCGCGACATGGGACCCGAATTGATGCGGACCGTGTCGACGATGCTGCACGACAGCATTGCGTATGCGCTCAACAATCGAGAGGCGGGCGTGGAGTACGCGCAGCAGTTCGGTCGCGGCCTTGACCAGAAAGACACCGACACGTTCGTGGGCATGTACGTCAACGCCCTCACGCTCGACTACGGCAGCAGGGGCCGCGCGGCCCTGGAACGCTTCTTCGACGAGGCGTTCGAAAAGGGACTGATCCCGAATCGCGTGCCGGTCGAGTTCGTCTGA